A window of Brevibacterium ihuae contains these coding sequences:
- a CDS encoding IS5 family transposase (programmed frameshift), with the protein MSRFQLLTDAQWSLIADLLPAPTGRRGRPFADARQMVEGIIYRYRCGIAWRDLPETFGKWQTVWTWHRRMADDGTWDTALARLAAHADAAGQLDWSLSVDSTIARAHQHATNITRLKKGSSNYTNPDVEPPDHALGRSRGGLSTKTHQLVDGHGLPLVTVCTAGQDGDCPMLIPLMDQLRVQRPGLGSARTRPTALLGDKAYSSRANRAYLRSRRIEAVIPEPNDQQGHRKRRGSKGGRPPKFDAEKYRGRNVIERGYSRLKQWRALATRYDKLAIVYRAAVVLNAAIAWLHHLSDTP; encoded by the exons ATGTCGAGATTCCAACTGCTCACGGATGCTCAATGGTCGCTGATCGCTGACTTGCTGCCTGCTCCGACCGGCCGCAGGGGCCGGCCCTTCGCTGATGCCCGCCAGATGGTCGAGGGCATCATCTACCGCTACCGGTGCGGGATCGCCTGGCGGGATCTGCCCGAGACGTTCGGCAAGTGGCAGACGGTATGGACCTGGCATCGCCGGATGGCCGACGACGGCACCTGGGACACCGCGCTGGCCCGCTTGGCCGCTCACGCTGACGCTGCCGGCCAGCTCGACTGGTCGCTGTCGGTGGACTCCACGATCGCGCGTGCTCATCAACACGCAACGAACATCACGCGCCTAAAAAAGGGA TCGTCGAACTACACGAATCCGGACGTCGAGCCGCCTGACCACGCGCTGGGCCGGTCCCGGGGTGGGCTGTCGACGAAGACCCATCAGCTCGTCGACGGCCACGGTCTGCCGTTGGTCACCGTGTGCACCGCCGGCCAGGACGGCGACTGCCCGATGCTCATCCCGCTCATGGATCAGCTGCGGGTCCAGCGCCCCGGACTCGGTAGCGCCCGCACCCGGCCGACAGCACTGCTGGGCGATAAGGCGTACTCCTCGCGGGCCAATCGTGCCTACCTGCGCAGCCGCCGGATTGAAGCAGTCATCCCCGAGCCGAACGATCAACAGGGCCACCGCAAGCGCCGCGGCTCCAAGGGCGGCAGGCCGCCGAAGTTCGACGCCGAGAAGTACCGGGGCAGGAACGTCATCGAGCGCGGCTACAGCCGCCTGAAGCAGTGGCGGGCCCTGGCCACCCGCTACGACAAACTCGCCATCGTCTACCGCGCAGCAGTCGTGCTCAATGCGGCTATTGCGTGGCTACACCATTTATCGGACACGCCCTAG
- a CDS encoding acyl-CoA dehydrogenase family protein: MLPDEYESLRKSVAKFTDDDVAPVSAELDAKHEFPYELVAKMGQMGLFGLPFAEEHGGMGGDYFALCLAIEEIARVNQSLAITLEAGVSLGAMPIHRFGTEEQKRAWLPQLTDGSGLAAFGLTEPEAGSDAGGTKTRAVLEDGMWTVNGGKCFITNSGTDITRLVTATAVTGTRTGRDGQEKPEISTIIIPSGTPGFTVEPAYDKVGWNSSDTHPLTFDNVQVPEENLLGERGRGYANFLRILDEGRIAVAALSVGAAQGCVEESVKYANERKSFGKPIGEYQGISFKLARMEARVVAARAAYYLAASRMLAGLPFKKEASIAKLVAGDAAMDNARDATQIHGGYGFMNEYLVARHYRDSKILEVGEGTTEVQLMLIARELGVG, from the coding sequence ATGCTCCCCGATGAGTACGAGTCGCTGCGGAAGAGCGTCGCGAAGTTCACCGATGACGACGTCGCGCCGGTGAGCGCGGAGCTCGACGCCAAGCACGAATTCCCCTATGAGCTCGTGGCGAAGATGGGGCAGATGGGCCTGTTCGGCCTGCCGTTCGCGGAGGAGCACGGCGGGATGGGCGGGGACTACTTCGCGCTGTGCCTGGCGATCGAGGAGATCGCGCGGGTCAACCAGTCGCTCGCGATCACGCTCGAGGCCGGGGTGTCGCTGGGCGCGATGCCCATCCACCGGTTCGGCACCGAGGAGCAGAAGCGCGCATGGCTGCCCCAGCTCACCGACGGCTCCGGCCTGGCGGCCTTCGGCCTCACCGAGCCGGAGGCCGGCTCCGACGCCGGCGGCACGAAGACCCGGGCCGTGCTCGAGGACGGCATGTGGACGGTCAACGGCGGCAAGTGCTTCATCACGAACTCAGGCACGGACATCACCCGGCTCGTCACCGCCACCGCAGTGACCGGCACCCGGACCGGTAGGGACGGGCAGGAGAAGCCGGAGATCTCGACGATCATCATCCCGTCGGGGACCCCCGGGTTCACCGTGGAGCCGGCATATGACAAGGTCGGCTGGAACTCCTCGGACACGCACCCGCTGACCTTCGACAACGTCCAGGTGCCGGAGGAGAACCTGCTGGGGGAGCGGGGCCGTGGCTACGCGAACTTCCTCCGCATCCTCGACGAGGGCCGCATCGCGGTCGCCGCGTTGTCGGTGGGGGCCGCGCAGGGCTGCGTGGAAGAGTCGGTGAAGTATGCGAACGAGCGGAAGTCGTTCGGGAAGCCGATCGGGGAGTACCAGGGGATCTCGTTCAAGCTGGCTCGCATGGAGGCCCGTGTGGTGGCGGCGCGGGCGGCGTACTACCTGGCGGCCTCACGGATGCTCGCGGGGCTGCCGTTCAAGAAGGAGGCCTCGATCGCGAAGCTCGTCGCCGGTGATGCCGCGATGGACAACGCGCGCGACGCCACCCAGATCCACGGCGGCTACGGCTTCATGAACGAGTACCTCGTCGCCCGCCACTACCGCGACTCGAAGATCCTCGAGGTCGGCGAGGGGACGACGGAGGTGCAGCTCATGTTGATCGCCCGGGAGTTGGGGGTGGGGTGA
- a CDS encoding acetyl/propionyl/methylcrotonyl-CoA carboxylase subunit alpha: protein MLFHTVLIANRGEIALRVIRTCRRLGIRTVAVYSDADAGAAHVRAADAAVRLGPAAASESYLDIRKVIDAARATGAQAIHPGYGFLSENAAFAAACEDAGIVFLGPTAEAIRTMGDKITAKQAVAAHGVPLVPGVAEAGLTDEQLITAADDVGFPVLIKPSAGGGGKGMHAVFDAAELPAALTAARREAANSFGDDTLFLERLVATPRHIEVQVLADEHGTVVHLGERECSLQRRHQKVIEDAPSALLDAATRARIGEAACNTARSVGYRGAGTVEFIVAADAPEEFFFMEMNTRLQVEHPVTEEVTGFDLVEWQLRIGAGERIDFAQDEVTLTGHAIEARIYAEDPARGFLPTGGTALAVVFPAGEGIRVDAGLDAGQRIATDYDPMIAKLIVHAPDRPAAVAKLRDALQRSAVPGIVTNIDFLRTLLSRDDVAAGELDTGLIDRMSTGSELEHTPSEADWAFAALAVLGDATKARTSDSVWNRPSSWRTSQPPVLRVPLTHEGEERLVEVDLETVDLARFERDGAGSARAGTAGAGVGGAAGTSAEAPRGREMTFREDGVDQRATVWTTRVVDSRAQRPTLEIWVRSETGIFRFTRAVADPTLDPGEAGAEVTAPMPGSVIDVRAVDGDAVEAGQPLIVVEAMKMEHVLTAPMAGTLHLNTAAGAQVALDELLATVTDDAGTDTSETSDSSTDASSTDKDGQS from the coding sequence ATGCTCTTCCACACCGTCCTCATCGCCAACCGCGGCGAGATCGCGCTGCGCGTCATCCGCACCTGTCGCAGGCTCGGCATCCGCACCGTCGCCGTCTACTCCGACGCGGACGCAGGCGCCGCCCACGTGCGCGCCGCCGACGCCGCCGTGCGGCTCGGCCCAGCAGCCGCGAGTGAGTCCTACCTCGACATCAGGAAGGTGATCGATGCCGCCCGGGCCACCGGCGCGCAGGCGATCCACCCCGGCTACGGGTTCCTCTCCGAGAACGCCGCGTTCGCCGCCGCCTGCGAGGACGCCGGGATCGTGTTCCTCGGCCCCACCGCCGAGGCGATCCGCACCATGGGCGACAAGATCACCGCCAAGCAGGCCGTCGCCGCCCACGGGGTGCCCCTGGTCCCCGGCGTCGCCGAGGCGGGACTCACCGACGAGCAGCTCATCACCGCAGCCGACGACGTCGGCTTCCCCGTCCTCATCAAGCCCTCCGCCGGCGGCGGCGGCAAGGGCATGCACGCGGTGTTCGACGCCGCTGAGCTGCCGGCCGCGCTCACAGCCGCGAGGCGTGAGGCCGCGAACTCCTTCGGCGACGACACGCTGTTCCTCGAACGGCTCGTCGCCACCCCGCGCCACATCGAGGTGCAGGTGCTCGCCGACGAGCACGGCACCGTCGTCCACCTCGGCGAGCGCGAATGCTCCCTGCAGCGCCGCCACCAGAAGGTCATCGAGGACGCACCGTCGGCGCTGCTCGATGCGGCGACGCGGGCGCGCATCGGCGAGGCCGCCTGCAACACCGCGCGTTCGGTGGGCTATCGGGGGGCGGGCACGGTGGAGTTCATCGTCGCCGCCGATGCCCCGGAGGAGTTCTTCTTCATGGAGATGAACACCCGCCTCCAGGTCGAGCATCCCGTCACCGAGGAGGTCACCGGGTTCGATCTCGTCGAATGGCAGCTGCGGATCGGCGCCGGCGAGCGTATAGATTTCGCCCAGGACGAGGTCACGCTCACCGGGCATGCGATCGAGGCCCGGATCTACGCCGAGGACCCCGCTCGCGGCTTCCTGCCCACCGGCGGCACCGCCCTCGCGGTCGTGTTCCCGGCAGGGGAGGGCATCCGCGTGGACGCAGGCCTGGACGCCGGGCAGCGGATCGCCACCGACTACGACCCGATGATCGCCAAGCTCATCGTCCACGCCCCGGACCGCCCGGCGGCCGTCGCGAAGCTCCGCGACGCCCTGCAGCGCTCCGCGGTGCCCGGCATCGTGACGAACATCGACTTCCTCCGCACCCTGCTGTCGCGCGACGACGTGGCGGCCGGTGAGCTCGACACCGGGCTCATCGACCGCATGAGCACGGGCAGCGAGCTCGAGCACACGCCGAGCGAGGCGGACTGGGCCTTCGCCGCGCTCGCCGTGCTCGGGGACGCGACGAAGGCCCGGACTTCGGACAGTGTGTGGAACCGGCCGAGCAGCTGGCGCACCTCCCAGCCGCCCGTGCTTCGCGTGCCGCTGACCCACGAGGGCGAGGAGCGCCTCGTCGAGGTCGACCTCGAGACCGTCGACCTCGCCCGGTTCGAACGCGACGGGGCCGGCAGTGCTCGTGCGGGCACGGCAGGTGCCGGGGTCGGCGGTGCTGCGGGCACCTCGGCCGAGGCGCCCCGGGGCCGGGAGATGACGTTCCGGGAGGACGGGGTGGATCAGCGGGCCACGGTGTGGACGACCCGGGTGGTCGACTCCCGCGCCCAGCGGCCGACCCTGGAGATCTGGGTCCGCTCGGAGACCGGGATCTTCCGGTTCACCCGCGCGGTCGCCGACCCGACGCTCGACCCGGGGGAGGCCGGCGCAGAGGTCACCGCCCCCATGCCCGGCTCCGTCATCGACGTGCGCGCCGTGGACGGTGACGCGGTCGAGGCGGGCCAGCCGCTCATCGTCGTCGAGGCGATGAAGATGGAGCACGTCCTCACCGCGCCCATGGCCGGCACCCTGCACCTCAACACCGCCGCCGGCGCTCAGGTGGCGCTCGACGAGCTGCTTGCCACCGTGACCGATGACGCGGGCACCGACACTTCTGAGACCAGCGATTCCTCCACCGACGCATCTTCGACAGACAAGGACGGCCAGTCATGA
- a CDS encoding carboxyl transferase domain-containing protein — protein sequence MKVIGSPLNSTTGATHASAHAELIAELRERIAATARGGSEKSRQRHLDRGKLLPRDRVEQLLDPGSPFLELSPLAANGMYDDASPGAGIITGIGRVAGRECVIVANDATVKGGTYYPITVKKHLRAQEVAKDNRLPCIYLVDSGGANLPNQDEVFPDREHFGRIFYNQATLSAAGIPQLAAVLGSCTAGGAYVPAMADESIIVNEQGTIFLGGPPLVKAATGEVVTAEELGGGALHSRTSGVTDHLAANDPHALEIMRDIVTTLAPRPAPAWERTEAEAPAWDPAELTAVVPVDSKVPYDVREVIARLVDGSRFHEFKAEYGTTLVTGFARIDGHPVGIIANNGVLFGESAMKGAHFIELCDQRDTPLVFLQNISGFMVGRDYEAGGIAKHGAKMVNAVATARVPKFTVVIGGSYGAGNYSMCGRAYSPRFLWMWPNARISVMGGEQAAGVLATVTRDQKTARGEDWPAEEEAEFKAPILEQYEQQGNPYYSTARLWDDGIIEPGDTRRVLALALEACRHAPLTRPLDAPGYGVFRM from the coding sequence ATGAAAGTGATCGGTTCACCGCTGAACTCGACCACTGGCGCCACCCACGCCTCGGCGCATGCCGAGCTCATCGCCGAGCTCCGTGAGCGGATCGCCGCCACCGCGCGCGGTGGGTCCGAGAAGTCCCGGCAGCGGCACCTCGACCGCGGCAAGCTCCTGCCGCGCGACCGCGTCGAGCAGCTCCTCGACCCCGGCTCGCCGTTCCTCGAGCTCTCCCCGCTCGCGGCGAACGGGATGTACGACGACGCCTCGCCCGGCGCCGGTATCATCACCGGGATCGGCCGGGTCGCCGGCCGGGAGTGCGTCATCGTCGCCAACGACGCCACCGTCAAGGGCGGCACCTACTACCCGATCACCGTGAAGAAGCACCTCCGCGCGCAGGAGGTCGCCAAGGACAACCGCCTGCCCTGCATCTACCTCGTCGACTCCGGGGGCGCGAACCTGCCCAACCAGGACGAGGTGTTCCCCGACCGCGAGCACTTCGGCCGGATCTTCTACAACCAGGCCACCCTGTCCGCCGCGGGCATCCCGCAGCTCGCCGCGGTGCTCGGCTCGTGCACCGCCGGCGGCGCCTACGTCCCGGCGATGGCGGATGAGTCGATCATCGTCAACGAGCAGGGGACGATCTTCCTCGGCGGCCCGCCCCTGGTCAAGGCCGCCACCGGCGAGGTCGTCACCGCCGAGGAGCTCGGCGGGGGAGCGCTCCACTCCCGCACCTCGGGTGTGACCGACCACCTCGCGGCGAACGACCCGCACGCCCTCGAGATCATGCGCGACATCGTCACCACCCTCGCCCCCCGCCCCGCGCCCGCCTGGGAGCGCACCGAAGCCGAGGCCCCCGCGTGGGACCCGGCCGAGCTCACCGCGGTGGTCCCCGTCGACTCGAAGGTCCCCTACGACGTCCGCGAGGTCATCGCCCGCCTGGTCGACGGCTCGCGGTTCCACGAGTTCAAGGCCGAGTACGGCACCACCCTCGTCACCGGGTTCGCCCGGATCGACGGCCACCCGGTGGGGATCATCGCGAACAACGGCGTGCTGTTCGGGGAGTCGGCGATGAAGGGCGCGCACTTCATCGAGCTGTGCGACCAGCGCGACACCCCGCTCGTGTTCCTCCAGAACATCTCCGGGTTCATGGTCGGCCGCGACTACGAGGCCGGCGGCATCGCCAAGCATGGTGCGAAGATGGTCAACGCCGTCGCCACCGCCCGCGTGCCCAAGTTCACCGTGGTCATCGGCGGCTCCTACGGGGCCGGCAACTACTCGATGTGCGGGCGCGCCTACTCCCCGCGCTTCCTGTGGATGTGGCCCAACGCCCGGATCTCCGTCATGGGCGGCGAGCAGGCCGCAGGCGTGCTCGCCACCGTCACCCGCGACCAGAAGACCGCCCGCGGCGAGGACTGGCCGGCCGAGGAGGAGGCCGAGTTCAAGGCCCCGATCCTCGAGCAGTACGAGCAGCAGGGCAACCCCTACTATTCGACGGCCCGGCTGTGGGACGACGGGATCATCGAACCCGGAGACACCCGCCGCGTCCTCGCGCTCGCCCTCGAGGCGTGCCGCCACGCACCGCTGACCCGCCCCCTCGACGCGCCGGGCTACGGCGTCTTCAGGATGTGA
- a CDS encoding TetR/AcrR family transcriptional regulator codes for MDKRTGDAGTAGGTNAAGAERVSGPGAAEAERAGRPAGATMRQTAKARRRQAILDHSKRLFAASGFRAVSIEEIGAGAGISGPAVYRHFGSKEEILTELLVGISEYLHAGGAEIAAGRDAPGDGGERGDGDAPGDGDAPGDGDAVTAGSGPAGTLRRLVDFHLAFALGEPELIRIQDRDLSALPAEARSSLRRLQRQYVSLWVAALRRHAPELSEDAATVTIHAVFGMVNSTPYVVRRVDSAVVAERLRAAALATLGVGGG; via the coding sequence GTGGACAAGAGAACGGGCGATGCAGGCACTGCGGGCGGCACGAATGCCGCCGGGGCGGAGCGCGTGAGCGGTCCGGGCGCAGCCGAGGCAGAGCGCGCGGGCAGGCCGGCCGGCGCGACGATGCGGCAGACCGCCAAGGCCCGCCGGCGGCAGGCGATCCTCGACCACAGCAAGCGGCTGTTCGCGGCCTCGGGGTTCCGCGCGGTGTCGATCGAGGAGATCGGCGCGGGTGCAGGGATCTCCGGGCCGGCGGTGTACCGGCATTTCGGGTCGAAGGAGGAGATCCTCACCGAGCTGCTCGTCGGGATCTCGGAGTACCTCCATGCCGGGGGCGCGGAGATCGCCGCGGGGCGGGACGCACCGGGCGACGGGGGCGAGCGTGGCGATGGGGACGCACCGGGCGACGGGGACGCACCGGGCGACGGGGACGCAGTCACCGCGGGGTCCGGCCCGGCCGGCACCCTGCGGCGGCTCGTCGACTTCCACCTCGCGTTCGCGCTCGGCGAGCCCGAGCTCATCCGGATCCAGGACCGGGACCTCAGCGCGCTTCCCGCCGAGGCGCGCAGCAGCCTGCGCCGCCTCCAGCGGCAGTACGTGTCGCTGTGGGTCGCCGCACTCCGGCGGCACGCGCCGGAGCTCAGCGAGGACGCCGCGACGGTGACGATCCACGCGGTGTTCGGCATGGTGAACTCCACGCCCTACGTCGTGCGCCGGGTCGATTCCGCAGTCGTGGCCGAACGGTTGCGCGCGGCAGCACTGGCGACGCTGGGGGTCGGCGGGGGCTGA
- a CDS encoding TetR/AcrR family transcriptional regulator — MPRIVDHDQRRAELAEAAVRVILREGLDGVTVRGVAAEAGFSTGALRHYFANQKALQEYVITTVTHRLRDQAMPRIQRPRSGEPPAEVVALMIEELLPLDAQRREEYALWIAIAEWERRHVPPGESRTWSDQRSLYRQCIAALRGQPAAADPAAAARPHPDAEVEVWAALLHTFADGLASQLVNTPGEVSPDSARRLLRSLLAAVPRP; from the coding sequence ATGCCACGAATCGTCGACCATGACCAGCGCCGCGCCGAGCTGGCGGAGGCCGCCGTTCGGGTGATCCTGCGGGAGGGCCTCGACGGCGTCACCGTGCGCGGGGTCGCGGCCGAGGCGGGATTCTCGACCGGCGCGCTGCGGCACTACTTCGCCAATCAGAAGGCGCTCCAGGAATACGTCATCACCACCGTGACGCACCGTCTGCGCGACCAGGCGATGCCGCGGATCCAGCGGCCCAGGTCCGGAGAGCCCCCGGCCGAGGTTGTCGCGCTGATGATCGAGGAGCTCCTGCCCCTGGACGCGCAGCGGCGGGAGGAGTATGCGCTGTGGATCGCGATCGCCGAATGGGAGCGCCGCCACGTGCCGCCCGGCGAATCCCGCACGTGGTCCGACCAGCGCTCGCTCTACCGGCAGTGCATCGCGGCGCTGCGCGGGCAGCCGGCCGCCGCGGATCCGGCCGCAGCCGCACGGCCGCATCCGGACGCCGAGGTCGAGGTGTGGGCCGCACTGCTCCACACCTTCGCCGACGGGCTCGCCTCCCAGCTCGTCAACACCCCGGGCGAGGTCTCGCCCGACTCCGCCCGCCGCCTGCTCCGCTCACTCCTCGCCGCGGTTCCGAGGCCCTGA
- a CDS encoding GAP family protein, with the protein MTLTTVAPVLGLAVLDTLSPALLGITLFLVLTRPPRLGLLLGTFLLTLAGSYFALGVVLMLGLDALLPAISPEVAPWIQAGMGVALFIASWLIPTRPSAGPEKRVRALTVGGMIGLGVGAWLFEFATAVPYFAAIGIMTAADLEPAGWLVLLGAYVLIMILPGVGIYAASLALGERTHARFARWKDALESGSRSTLSWILGIAGVVIVLNALPQLGIL; encoded by the coding sequence ATGACACTCACGACGGTCGCCCCGGTCCTCGGACTCGCCGTGCTCGACACGCTGAGCCCGGCACTCCTCGGGATCACCCTGTTCCTCGTGCTCACTCGCCCTCCGCGCCTCGGGCTCCTGCTCGGCACGTTCCTCCTCACGCTGGCCGGCTCGTACTTCGCCCTCGGCGTCGTGCTCATGCTCGGCCTCGACGCGCTGCTGCCGGCGATCAGCCCCGAGGTCGCGCCGTGGATCCAGGCCGGGATGGGTGTCGCGCTCTTCATCGCGAGCTGGCTCATCCCCACGCGGCCGTCCGCCGGGCCGGAGAAGCGCGTGCGCGCCCTCACTGTCGGCGGGATGATCGGACTGGGAGTGGGAGCGTGGCTGTTCGAGTTCGCCACAGCCGTGCCCTACTTCGCGGCGATCGGCATCATGACCGCGGCCGACCTCGAGCCCGCCGGATGGCTCGTGCTGCTCGGCGCGTACGTCCTCATCATGATCCTGCCCGGCGTGGGGATCTACGCCGCTTCGCTCGCCCTGGGAGAGCGGACGCACGCGCGGTTCGCCCGCTGGAAGGACGCACTCGAATCCGGTTCGCGCAGCACCCTGAGCTGGATCCTCGGGATCGCCGGCGTCGTCATCGTCCTCAACGCACTGCCCCAGCTGGGAATCCTGTGA
- a CDS encoding histone deacetylase — MSESLVWYVSYGSNMSRERLACYLRGGRPPGADVSYRGARDPSMPRAEAGVDLPGSLYFAGESRVWGGGGMAFYDHDVPGPTPAKAYLVTAGQFADIAAQEMHRIPDPDDPIEEIVVGLEENARHRAGPGHYETLIDVGRREGTPMLTFTAPHGSAAVEHTMPTAAYLSMLSTGLREAHGWSASTIDEHLRSCIAA, encoded by the coding sequence ATGTCTGAGAGTCTCGTCTGGTACGTCAGCTACGGATCGAACATGTCCCGGGAGCGCCTCGCCTGCTATCTGCGCGGCGGTCGGCCGCCGGGCGCCGATGTCTCCTATCGCGGGGCGCGGGACCCCTCGATGCCGCGCGCCGAGGCCGGCGTCGACCTGCCGGGCAGCCTCTACTTCGCCGGCGAGTCCCGGGTGTGGGGCGGCGGCGGGATGGCGTTCTACGACCACGACGTGCCCGGCCCGACCCCTGCGAAGGCCTATCTCGTCACTGCTGGTCAGTTCGCCGACATCGCCGCCCAGGAGATGCACCGAATCCCCGACCCCGACGATCCGATCGAGGAGATCGTCGTCGGCCTCGAGGAGAACGCCCGCCACCGGGCCGGGCCCGGCCATTACGAGACGCTCATCGACGTGGGTCGCCGGGAGGGCACGCCCATGCTGACCTTCACCGCACCCCACGGGAGCGCCGCCGTCGAGCACACGATGCCCACGGCGGCCTACCTGTCGATGCTGAGCACCGGTCTGCGCGAGGCGCACGGCTGGTCCGCGAGCACCATCGATGAGCACCTCAGGTCCTGCATCGCGGCGTGA
- a CDS encoding RNB domain-containing ribonuclease — protein sequence MITHRMRAPRPTTALEQAYERIAADLPHEYPAAALAEAQDAVAALTDPHTPGYDGIEQPREDLTALPFITIDPDGATDLDQAMHLSDSPVEGARWRVHYAIADVGRFVRPGGALDAETRERGLTEYLPDRRIPLHPPVISEGAASLLPGTVKAAYVYIVDLAESGEIVAQDLVRAVVRSVEQLDYDTVQEAHDAGRPLHPSMAALPEIGAALLAQERARGGIDLAIPDQEVTRVQEATRDDESTYTLAFRPRREIEDANAQISLLAGRVAAALMLAAGHGILRTLPRPDDATIAEFAAVVAALGFDASGTYQEILALIDHTGGDPAALAVHYASPMLFRGAGYTEITAELGEEETVQAAVGAPYAHTTAPLRRLVDRFVLPLAWAAAQGVEAPEWARTALPELPDLMNSAGSRSRKVENAVIEATEAVLLADRVGETFEGVAVSQRDATEQRAARFEVHFPEPAIVAFVDGEAEVGSRVSLVLSSVDVESGQIEFVPVER from the coding sequence ATGATCACCCACCGGATGCGCGCACCCCGGCCCACCACCGCGCTCGAGCAGGCCTACGAGCGGATCGCCGCCGACCTCCCGCACGAGTACCCGGCAGCGGCCCTCGCCGAGGCGCAGGACGCCGTCGCCGCGCTCACCGACCCGCACACTCCCGGCTACGACGGCATCGAGCAGCCGCGCGAGGACCTCACCGCGCTGCCGTTCATCACCATCGACCCGGACGGGGCCACCGACCTCGACCAGGCGATGCACCTGAGCGACAGCCCGGTCGAGGGAGCCCGCTGGCGGGTGCACTATGCGATCGCCGACGTCGGTCGGTTCGTCCGCCCCGGCGGCGCCCTCGACGCCGAGACTCGCGAGCGCGGACTCACCGAGTACCTGCCCGACCGCCGCATCCCGCTGCATCCGCCGGTGATCTCGGAGGGCGCGGCCTCCCTCCTCCCGGGCACGGTCAAGGCCGCCTACGTCTACATCGTCGACCTCGCCGAGTCCGGGGAGATCGTCGCCCAGGACCTCGTGCGCGCCGTCGTCCGCTCGGTCGAGCAGCTCGACTACGACACCGTGCAGGAGGCGCACGACGCCGGCCGCCCCCTCCACCCGAGCATGGCCGCCCTCCCGGAGATCGGTGCCGCGCTCCTCGCCCAGGAGCGGGCCCGCGGCGGCATCGACCTCGCGATCCCGGACCAAGAGGTCACGCGCGTCCAGGAGGCCACACGCGACGACGAGAGCACCTACACGCTCGCCTTCCGTCCGCGCCGGGAGATCGAGGACGCGAACGCGCAGATCTCCCTGCTCGCCGGTCGCGTCGCCGCCGCCCTCATGCTCGCTGCCGGCCACGGGATCCTCCGCACCCTCCCGCGACCCGACGACGCCACGATCGCGGAGTTCGCTGCGGTCGTCGCAGCGCTCGGCTTCGACGCCTCGGGCACCTACCAGGAGATCCTCGCCCTCATCGACCACACGGGAGGCGACCCGGCCGCACTCGCTGTCCACTACGCCTCGCCCATGCTCTTCCGCGGCGCCGGGTACACCGAGATCACCGCCGAACTCGGCGAGGAGGAGACCGTCCAGGCCGCCGTCGGCGCACCCTACGCTCACACCACGGCGCCGCTGCGTCGGCTCGTCGACCGCTTCGTGCTCCCACTCGCCTGGGCCGCGGCCCAGGGCGTCGAGGCGCCGGAATGGGCGCGCACCGCTCTGCCGGAGCTGCCGGACCTCATGAACTCGGCGGGCTCCCGGTCGCGGAAGGTCGAGAACGCCGTCATCGAGGCCACCGAGGCCGTCCTCCTCGCCGACCGCGTGGGGGAGACCTTCGAAGGCGTCGCCGTGTCCCAGCGCGACGCCACCGAACAGCGCGCAGCCCGCTTCGAGGTGCACTTCCCGGAGCCGGCCATCGTCGCGTTCGTCGACGGCGAGGCCGAGGTCGGCAGCCGGGTGAGCCTCGTGCTCTCCTCCGTCGACGTCGAGTCCGGGCAGATCGAGTTCGTGCCCGTGGAACGCTGA
- a CDS encoding NUDIX hydrolase: MTSSDLTDFPRPSLAVDTATFSVADDALHIVLVRDRHGRLLLPGTFVHERERLAAAVLRSQSEKAGISGREPQQLQVFDDPDRDQRGWVVTVAHLDVVDAAVVAEGIAAGRISLVPVAEVGPGGSIDLPYDQPRVVSFALARVRADYAESPDPWRLLPEAFTLRDLQIVHEAVLGEEVQRDAFRRRMEPLLQPTGEMTDGRRGRPSRLFVHRG, from the coding sequence ATGACCTCATCCGACCTCACCGATTTCCCGAGGCCGTCGCTTGCCGTCGACACCGCCACCTTCTCCGTCGCGGACGATGCCCTCCACATCGTCCTCGTGCGCGACCGACACGGCCGGCTCCTCCTGCCGGGCACCTTCGTCCACGAGCGCGAGCGCCTCGCCGCCGCAGTGCTCCGCAGCCAGTCGGAGAAGGCGGGGATCTCCGGCCGCGAACCCCAGCAGCTCCAGGTCTTCGACGACCCGGACCGTGACCAGCGCGGCTGGGTCGTCACCGTCGCCCACCTCGACGTCGTGGACGCCGCGGTCGTCGCCGAGGGCATCGCCGCCGGCCGGATCTCGCTCGTCCCCGTGGCCGAGGTGGGGCCGGGCGGCTCGATCGATCTGCCCTACGATCAGCCGCGCGTCGTGTCCTTCGCGCTCGCCCGGGTGCGCGCCGACTACGCCGAGTCCCCGGACCCGTGGCGACTGCTGCCGGAGGCCTTCACCCTGCGCGACCTCCAGATCGTCCATGAGGCGGTGCTCGGCGAGGAGGTCCAGCGTGATGCCTTCCGCAGGCGCATGGAGCCGCTGCTCCAACCCACCGGCGAGATGACGGACGGACGGCGGGGGAGGCCGTCGAGGCTGTTCGTGCACCGGGGTTGA